From one Halothece sp. PCC 7418 genomic stretch:
- a CDS encoding DUF350 domain-containing protein — translation MMLVLQAVVETLAWALFGVILLYGAVYLFDTITPTDYRGEIRRGNVAAAIFVGAFILSVTAIIVAVIVT, via the coding sequence ATGATGTTAGTGTTACAAGCAGTTGTGGAAACCCTCGCTTGGGCTTTGTTTGGTGTCATTCTGCTTTATGGAGCAGTGTATTTATTTGATACAATTACGCCCACCGACTATCGGGGAGAAATTCGACGGGGAAACGTTGCAGCAGCGATTTTTGTGGGAGCATTTATTCTTTCTGTGACTGCAATTATTGTTGCTGTGATTGTCACTTAA